The following proteins come from a genomic window of Sander vitreus isolate 19-12246 chromosome 14, sanVit1, whole genome shotgun sequence:
- the LOC144528997 gene encoding glutathione S-transferase A-like — protein sequence MAKDMTLLWGSGSPPCWRVQIALEEKNLQGYNQKLLSFEKGEHKSKEVMDMNPRGQLPAFKHKTYVLNESCAACIYLESQFKSQGNQLIPDAPAEQALMYQRIFESLTLNQKMADVIYYTWKVPEAERHDSAVKRNRETLSAELKLWEGYLQASGSFLAGNNFSLADVTVYPSIAYVFRFGLCEERYPKLAAYYNSLKSRPSIKTTWPPTWLETQGSDMLKDI from the exons ATGGCCAAGGACATGACTCTTCTGTGGGGCTCCGGCTCTCCTCCCTGCTGGAGGGTGCAGATCGCTCTGGAGGAGAAGAATCTGCAGGGCTACAACCAAAAACTGCTCTCCTTTGAGAAAGGGGAGCACAAGTCTAAGGAAGTCATGGACATGAATCCCAGAGGACAA CTTCCTGCCTTCAAGCATAAAACCTATGTCCTGAATGAGTCCTGCGCTGCCTGCATCTACCTGGAG AGCCAGTTCAAGTCCCAGGGAAACCAGCTGATCCCTGACGCCCCAGCTGAGCAAGCACTGATGTACCAGCGCATATTTGAGAGTCTCACACTCAACCAGAAAATGG cGGATGTTATCTACTACACGTGGAAGGTCCCTGAGGCAGAGAGACACGACTCTGCTGTGAAGAGAAACCGAGAGACTCTGAGTGCTGAGCTCAAGCTGTGGGAGGGATACCTGCAG GCATCCGGATCTTTCCTGGCAGGAAATAACTTTTCACTGGCTGATGTGACAGTTTATCCAAGCATCGCTTACGTCTTCCGTTTTGG ATTATGTGAAGAGCGTTACCCTAAACTGGCAGCTTACTATAACTCTCTGAAGAGCAGACCCAGCATCAAAACCACCTGGCCTCCTACCTGGTTGGAGACCCAGGGATCGGACATGCTGAAAGACATCTGA